From one Salinibacterium hongtaonis genomic stretch:
- the leuS gene encoding leucine--tRNA ligase has product MAQQHEDSNDYDFSQIQQKWQAVWDELKPFSTENASDTRPRKYVLDMFPYPSGDLHMGHAEAYALGDVIARYWRQQGFNVLHPIGWDSFGLPAENAAIKRGIDPREWTYANIEQQKRSMKLYAASFDWDRTIHTSDPEYYKWNQWLFLKMYEKGLAYRKASWVNWCPNDQTVLANEQVVDGTCERCGATAEKKKLTQWYLRITDYADRLLDDLNQLEGSWPSKVLAMQRNWIGRSIGADVDFEIEGRTEPVTVFTTRPDTLFGATFMVVAPDSDLAAELIDGAEDAVKAEFAAYLTQVQKKTEIDRQDATKEKTGVFLHRYAINPVNGERLPIWAADYVLSDYGTGAIMAVPAHDQRDLDFARAFGLPVRVVVDTNAPVTGAIPVIETDENGDPVLPDLPETDPAVTGEALGGEGRMINSGPLDGLSKANAIKRIVEQLEADGKGRSARNYRLRDWLISRQRYWGTPIPIIHGEDGSMIPVPEDQLPVVLPPSEGLDLKPKGSSPLGAAEDWVNVPNPIDGTPARRDADTMDTFVDSSWYFLRFLNPHDDTQAFDPKEAEKWAPVDQYVGGVTHAILHLLYARFITKVLYDLGYLSFTEPFSALLNQGMVLMDGSAMSKSKGNIVQLSEQLDKHGVDAVRLTMAFAGPPEDDIDWADVSPHSSAKFLARAWRLAGDVTSAPEVEWKTGNEALRRVTHRFLADAPGLIEAFKFNVVVARIMDLVNATRKAIDGGVGGADAAVREATETVALGLSLFAPYTAEDMWQKLGYEASVATYGWRKADPVLLVEQSVTAVVQVDGKVRDKLEVSPTIDPAELEALALATAGAIRAVGDREIVNVIVRAPKIVSISTKK; this is encoded by the coding sequence GTGGCCCAGCAGCACGAAGACTCCAACGACTACGACTTCTCGCAGATCCAGCAGAAGTGGCAGGCCGTCTGGGATGAGCTGAAGCCGTTCAGCACAGAGAACGCTAGCGATACGCGCCCGCGCAAGTATGTGCTCGACATGTTCCCCTACCCGTCGGGCGACCTGCACATGGGCCACGCCGAGGCGTATGCCCTGGGAGACGTCATCGCCCGCTACTGGCGCCAGCAGGGCTTCAACGTGCTTCACCCGATCGGCTGGGACTCGTTCGGTCTGCCGGCAGAGAACGCCGCGATCAAGCGTGGCATCGACCCGCGCGAGTGGACCTACGCCAATATCGAGCAGCAGAAGCGCAGCATGAAGCTGTACGCAGCGTCGTTCGACTGGGACCGCACGATCCACACAAGCGACCCCGAGTACTACAAATGGAACCAGTGGCTGTTCCTCAAGATGTATGAGAAGGGCCTCGCCTACCGCAAGGCATCGTGGGTTAACTGGTGCCCCAACGATCAGACCGTTCTCGCCAACGAGCAGGTTGTCGACGGCACGTGTGAGCGCTGCGGCGCGACGGCGGAGAAGAAGAAGCTCACGCAGTGGTACCTGCGCATCACCGACTATGCCGACCGCCTGCTCGACGATCTCAACCAGCTCGAGGGCAGCTGGCCGTCCAAGGTGCTGGCAATGCAGCGCAACTGGATCGGCCGCTCAATCGGTGCCGACGTCGACTTCGAGATCGAGGGCCGCACTGAGCCTGTCACCGTCTTCACCACCCGGCCCGACACCCTGTTCGGCGCGACCTTCATGGTCGTCGCCCCCGACTCCGACCTCGCCGCAGAGTTGATCGATGGTGCTGAGGATGCGGTCAAGGCCGAATTCGCCGCCTACCTCACGCAGGTGCAGAAGAAGACCGAGATCGACCGTCAGGATGCGACTAAGGAGAAGACGGGCGTCTTTCTCCACCGCTACGCCATCAACCCTGTCAACGGAGAACGCCTTCCCATCTGGGCCGCCGACTACGTGCTCTCGGACTACGGCACCGGCGCCATCATGGCCGTTCCCGCGCACGATCAGCGCGACCTTGATTTTGCCCGCGCCTTCGGATTGCCGGTCCGCGTGGTCGTCGATACCAACGCTCCCGTCACCGGGGCCATCCCCGTCATCGAGACCGACGAGAATGGCGACCCGGTTCTGCCCGATCTCCCGGAGACCGACCCTGCAGTAACGGGCGAGGCGCTCGGAGGAGAGGGCCGGATGATCAACTCGGGCCCGCTCGACGGGCTCAGCAAGGCCAACGCGATCAAGCGCATCGTCGAGCAGCTTGAGGCCGATGGAAAGGGCCGCTCTGCCCGCAACTACCGGTTGCGCGACTGGCTCATCTCCCGTCAGCGCTACTGGGGCACACCCATCCCGATCATCCACGGCGAAGACGGGTCGATGATCCCCGTTCCCGAGGATCAGCTTCCCGTCGTCCTCCCGCCGTCTGAGGGCCTCGACCTCAAGCCGAAGGGCTCGTCGCCGTTGGGTGCCGCCGAGGACTGGGTCAATGTGCCCAACCCGATCGATGGCACTCCTGCCCGCCGTGACGCCGACACGATGGACACGTTCGTCGACAGCTCGTGGTATTTCTTGCGGTTCCTTAACCCGCACGACGACACCCAGGCGTTCGACCCCAAGGAGGCAGAGAAGTGGGCCCCCGTTGACCAGTACGTCGGCGGCGTGACCCACGCCATCCTGCACCTGCTCTACGCGCGCTTCATCACCAAGGTTCTCTACGACCTCGGTTACCTGTCATTCACGGAGCCGTTCAGCGCCCTGCTCAACCAGGGCATGGTGCTCATGGATGGCTCGGCAATGAGCAAGTCGAAGGGCAACATCGTTCAGCTGAGCGAGCAGCTCGATAAGCACGGTGTCGACGCCGTTCGTCTGACAATGGCCTTTGCTGGCCCGCCGGAGGACGACATTGACTGGGCGGATGTTTCGCCTCACTCGTCTGCCAAGTTCCTGGCTCGCGCCTGGCGCCTTGCTGGCGATGTCACGAGCGCACCCGAGGTCGAGTGGAAGACGGGCAACGAAGCACTTCGTCGCGTTACCCACCGCTTCTTGGCCGACGCACCCGGGCTCATCGAGGCGTTCAAGTTCAACGTTGTCGTTGCCCGCATCATGGATCTGGTCAACGCCACCCGCAAGGCGATTGATGGCGGTGTCGGAGGGGCGGATGCTGCCGTGCGCGAGGCCACGGAGACGGTCGCTCTCGGCCTGAGCCTGTTCGCCCCGTACACCGCCGAGGACATGTGGCAGAAGCTTGGCTACGAGGCCTCCGTGGCCACGTACGGCTGGCGCAAGGCCGACCCGGTGCTGCTCGTGGAGCAGTCCGTCACTGCCGTCGTGCAGGTCGACGGCAAGGTGCGCGACAAGCTTGAGGTGAGCCCCACGATTGACCCGGCGGAGCTTGAAGCTCTCGCCCTGGCAACGGCCGGTGCTATCCGCGCTGTCGGAGACCGCGAGATCGTCAATGTGATCGTGCGCGCTCCTAAGATCGTGAGCATCTCGACCAAGAAGTAG
- a CDS encoding SGNH/GDSL hydrolase family protein, with translation MTIRYVALGDSFTEGVGDPDPGLPHGLRGWADRVAEFLAANDPDTQYANLAIRGRKLRQVIDEQVQPAIDLDPTLVTIYAGGNDILRPSIDIDDLMAEYDAAVERLTSSGATVVLFTGFDTAQSPIFRRTRGRTAIYNELLREIADVRGALIVDYWRFDEYNDPRMWDIDRLHMSSMGHATMANRVMAQLRADHVVEASEFDPLPTRRRIEALRDDAAWAWNYLGPWVKRRVTGTSSGDGLSPRWPHLRHVDSPGQ, from the coding sequence GTGACCATCAGATACGTCGCCTTGGGCGATTCGTTCACAGAAGGCGTCGGTGACCCCGACCCAGGTTTGCCCCATGGACTCAGGGGCTGGGCAGACAGGGTGGCCGAGTTTTTGGCTGCTAACGACCCAGACACGCAGTATGCGAACCTCGCCATCAGAGGGCGCAAGCTGCGACAGGTGATCGACGAGCAGGTGCAACCGGCGATCGATCTCGACCCCACCCTGGTCACGATCTACGCGGGAGGCAACGACATCCTGCGCCCGTCTATCGACATCGACGACCTCATGGCCGAATACGATGCCGCAGTCGAACGGCTGACCTCATCCGGGGCCACAGTCGTGCTGTTTACGGGCTTTGATACCGCACAATCGCCGATCTTTCGACGTACCCGCGGGCGGACTGCAATTTACAACGAGCTGCTTCGCGAGATTGCCGACGTTCGCGGAGCGCTCATCGTGGACTACTGGCGCTTCGATGAATACAACGATCCGCGAATGTGGGACATCGATCGCCTCCATATGTCGAGCATGGGGCATGCCACGATGGCGAACCGTGTAATGGCGCAGCTTCGAGCCGACCATGTGGTCGAAGCATCGGAGTTCGACCCGCTGCCGACCCGGCGGAGGATCGAAGCACTCCGCGACGACGCTGCCTGGGCCTGGAACTACCTTGGACCGTGGGTCAAGCGGAGGGTCACGGGCACGTCGTCAGGGGACGGGCTTAGCCCGCGTTGGCCCCATCTGCGGCACGTGGATTCGCCTGGGCAGTAG
- a CDS encoding anthranilate synthase component I family protein codes for MRRRVMKHPLGEWIDPSQVFLALFADAHSAFWLDSGIDASSGRSAMGASSRVLSDAQDRPILEALSEELRETRAATEPGADGFGLGWVGWLGYELRGQTLGVEVKHRSEHPDAAWMFVDRAVVFDHAAHTVALVALVEANSDGDWWGELAGWRDEVCEALAGVERCPVVMPTDPALQPGEELARWHSEDARYLDLIAQCQAHISAGNAYQLCLTNEARVPGDYDPLASYLTLRATSPAHHGGYLRVDGVALLSASPEQFLAVSADGEVTTRPIKGTRPRASGHEEDSALAAELLASEKERAENLMIVDLMRNDLARVCDPATVRVTSLLAVESYPHVHQLVSTIEGRLRRGLDSIEAVRACFPAGSMTGAPKREATLILDSLEARPRGIYSGVFGLLCLDGSLDLAMVIRSIVIDANGATIGAGGGITALSDPHEELAEVKLKARALLRAVTSSRETTSQAEESSVAG; via the coding sequence ATGCGTCGCAGAGTTATGAAACATCCGTTAGGGGAGTGGATCGACCCTTCCCAGGTGTTTCTCGCTTTGTTTGCCGATGCCCACTCCGCGTTCTGGCTCGATAGCGGAATCGACGCATCGAGCGGTCGCAGCGCTATGGGAGCCTCGTCACGCGTTCTCTCAGATGCTCAGGATCGCCCCATCCTCGAAGCCCTGAGCGAGGAGCTCCGCGAAACGCGCGCAGCAACCGAGCCGGGAGCGGATGGCTTCGGCCTCGGCTGGGTCGGCTGGCTCGGCTACGAACTGCGCGGCCAGACCCTGGGAGTAGAGGTGAAGCACCGCTCCGAGCATCCGGATGCTGCCTGGATGTTTGTGGATCGTGCCGTCGTATTCGACCACGCCGCCCACACGGTAGCGCTCGTAGCCCTCGTCGAAGCGAACTCCGATGGTGACTGGTGGGGTGAACTTGCCGGATGGCGAGATGAGGTTTGTGAGGCGCTCGCCGGTGTCGAGCGTTGCCCGGTTGTCATGCCCACCGATCCAGCTCTGCAACCGGGGGAGGAGCTTGCGCGCTGGCACAGCGAAGATGCCCGCTATCTCGACCTGATCGCGCAGTGCCAGGCGCACATTTCCGCGGGCAATGCCTACCAGCTGTGTCTCACCAACGAAGCCCGGGTACCCGGCGATTACGACCCCCTCGCCAGTTACCTCACCCTCAGAGCAACCAGCCCGGCTCACCACGGCGGGTATCTGCGAGTAGACGGCGTCGCACTGCTGAGCGCATCCCCCGAGCAGTTTCTGGCAGTGAGCGCCGACGGCGAAGTTACTACTCGCCCCATCAAGGGCACCCGGCCGCGCGCATCCGGCCACGAAGAGGATTCGGCGCTCGCCGCAGAACTGCTCGCGAGCGAGAAGGAACGTGCCGAGAACCTGATGATCGTGGACCTGATGCGCAACGATCTCGCGCGCGTGTGCGATCCCGCCACGGTGAGAGTCACGTCGCTTCTCGCGGTGGAGAGTTATCCGCACGTGCATCAACTCGTGAGCACGATTGAGGGCAGGTTGCGCCGAGGGCTCGATTCGATCGAAGCGGTGCGTGCGTGTTTTCCTGCTGGTTCGATGACGGGCGCGCCCAAGCGCGAGGCGACGCTCATCCTCGACTCCCTCGAAGCGCGACCGCGGGGCATTTACTCCGGGGTGTTCGGCCTGCTCTGCCTCGACGGTTCGCTCGATCTGGCCATGGTCATCCGAAGCATTGTGATTGATGCCAATGGCGCCACGATCGGAGCGGGCGGAGGGATAACCGCACTATCTGATCCACACGAGGAGCTCGCAGAAGTGAAGCTCAAGGCGCGTGCTCTGCTCCGCGCCGTCACGTCGAGCCGGGAGACGACGTCCCAGGCGGAGGAAAGTAGTGTGGCGGGGTGA
- a CDS encoding aminotransferase class IV — MSAQPSLLWSGDRLVADDRPGELAPLVVADSWLVVDGRARALSLHRERFVSSVSTVAGDGAADAAAAVWESALAELPPRGAWFPRVELRGTGADRTFRVLVRPAPTLTRSVTLTTFEGDDPRTTPSIKGASLEALEALRAQARADSGADDIVLLSPLGHIAEGAATALLWWRGDILCQPAEEIERVDSVTARSITALATALGVSLSWETTTPGELDGLEVWAVNALHGPRIVKRWVDGPPLAELPGRLALWSKRLDTLRAALAPAPELTTP; from the coding sequence ATGAGTGCGCAACCGAGTCTGCTGTGGTCGGGAGATCGTCTCGTAGCGGATGATCGCCCTGGCGAGCTGGCTCCCCTCGTCGTTGCCGACTCATGGCTCGTGGTGGACGGCCGCGCTCGAGCCCTCTCGCTTCACCGGGAACGCTTTGTGTCGTCGGTGAGCACTGTCGCAGGCGATGGCGCTGCGGATGCCGCCGCGGCGGTGTGGGAATCAGCGCTCGCCGAGTTGCCACCCCGTGGTGCATGGTTCCCCCGCGTGGAGCTCAGGGGCACCGGTGCCGATAGGACTTTTCGGGTTCTCGTGCGGCCGGCTCCCACACTCACCCGCAGCGTGACACTGACAACGTTCGAGGGCGACGACCCACGCACTACTCCGTCAATCAAGGGTGCCTCCCTTGAGGCGCTCGAGGCCCTGCGAGCGCAGGCTCGCGCCGACAGCGGAGCGGACGACATTGTGCTGCTCTCTCCCCTCGGTCACATCGCGGAGGGTGCCGCAACTGCACTGCTGTGGTGGCGGGGGGACATCCTGTGCCAACCCGCAGAAGAAATCGAACGTGTTGACAGCGTGACCGCGAGATCGATTACCGCCCTTGCCACGGCGCTGGGCGTTTCCCTCTCGTGGGAGACGACAACTCCGGGCGAACTCGACGGTTTAGAAGTGTGGGCGGTCAACGCTCTCCATGGGCCGAGGATCGTGAAACGATGGGTAGACGGGCCTCCGCTCGCGGAATTGCCCGGCAGACTCGCGCTCTGGAGCAAACGACTCGACACCCTTCGCGCAGCACTCGCGCCTGCACCCGAGCTAACGACTCCGTGA
- a CDS encoding DedA family protein, with translation MNEILDWILEVVQSVDPVLRTIIAGIAILLETSVLVGLVVPGDTVVIVSATAVSSVAEYVWLLVAVVVGALIGESIGFALGRFFGPSIRTSRVGRWIGEKHWVSAQNYTDRRAGIAVFVSRFLPVLHSLVPLTVGMSTMRYRTFIAWTAPACVLWATGYITVGWLAAGSYRELSEQLHTAGYIFVGIIAAFLLLVVVGKRLLHRLERRYMQHPGDGDATTVDEDPADTNDAAADDADADDSAR, from the coding sequence ATGAACGAAATACTCGACTGGATTCTCGAAGTGGTTCAGTCGGTCGACCCCGTGCTTCGCACGATCATTGCCGGCATCGCGATTCTGCTCGAAACCTCCGTGCTCGTAGGCCTGGTTGTTCCGGGCGACACTGTAGTGATCGTTTCGGCAACGGCAGTGAGCAGCGTCGCTGAGTACGTGTGGTTGCTCGTCGCCGTCGTGGTCGGAGCCCTCATCGGTGAGTCGATCGGGTTCGCCCTCGGCCGCTTCTTTGGCCCCAGCATCCGAACGAGCAGAGTGGGCCGGTGGATCGGCGAGAAACACTGGGTCTCTGCGCAGAACTACACGGACCGACGGGCGGGTATTGCGGTATTCGTCTCGCGCTTTCTGCCGGTTCTTCACTCGCTTGTTCCCCTGACCGTGGGAATGAGCACGATGCGGTATCGCACCTTCATCGCCTGGACCGCTCCCGCGTGTGTGCTGTGGGCGACGGGATACATCACGGTGGGCTGGCTCGCGGCTGGCTCCTACCGCGAACTCTCCGAGCAACTGCACACCGCCGGCTACATCTTCGTCGGCATCATCGCCGCGTTTCTCCTGCTGGTGGTGGTGGGTAAGCGGCTGCTACACCGACTCGAGCGGCGCTACATGCAGCATCCGGGAGACGGCGACGCCACGACGGTCGACGAAGACCCCGCAGACACCAACGATGCAGCCGCTGACGATGCAGACGCTGACGATTCGGCGCGCTAG
- a CDS encoding TetR family transcriptional regulator produces MPHPDLDSTLQNATASLRNEPVQARSAARLTRLLDSAAEVIDEIGYERLTTAMVAERAGASIGTVYRYFPDRIAVLQSLSVRFLTDFVQEVGEALRADTVTGWSEAMDAVIETAVKSFATKPGFRSLRFGDVIDVRPREGDRTNGAVVAAVIVSAISEQVDSPESELQLRIEVALQIIDALLARAFAFDANGDQAVIDEIRTAVHGYLAPQFAA; encoded by the coding sequence TTGCCCCACCCCGATCTGGACTCGACCCTGCAGAATGCGACCGCATCTCTGCGCAACGAACCGGTCCAGGCGCGAAGCGCCGCCCGCCTCACCCGTCTGCTCGACTCGGCCGCAGAAGTAATCGATGAAATCGGTTACGAGCGCCTTACAACCGCCATGGTTGCCGAGCGCGCCGGAGCCTCAATCGGCACCGTCTACCGTTACTTTCCCGACCGCATCGCGGTTCTCCAGAGCCTCAGCGTTCGCTTTCTGACCGACTTCGTGCAGGAGGTCGGCGAAGCTCTTCGCGCTGACACCGTCACCGGCTGGAGCGAAGCAATGGACGCGGTCATCGAGACCGCCGTCAAGTCGTTCGCCACGAAGCCGGGCTTCCGTTCGCTTCGCTTCGGTGACGTCATCGACGTTCGCCCCCGCGAGGGCGACCGCACCAACGGCGCTGTCGTTGCCGCCGTCATCGTCTCGGCAATCTCTGAGCAGGTCGATTCCCCCGAGTCGGAGCTCCAGCTGCGCATCGAGGTTGCCCTCCAGATCATCGACGCACTTCTCGCGAGGGCATTCGCCTTCGATGCCAACGGAGACCAGGCAGTGATCGACGAAATTCGCACCGCAGTTCACGGCTACCTGGCCCCCCAGTTCGCCGCATAA
- a CDS encoding App1 family protein, with protein sequence MPRLHTATSSALGTGTVPHLASRIEDTIHEFRERSARRRGHTPTVIPYSGYGAPGWVRVLGRVLLSKPGSASRYRKIRGWRSFTSVPLNDVEVTVTIGGVSHTVTADRGGVIDSVVEADLAPGWQTITIGIDGGEPAEAPVFIVDPDVRFGLVSDVDDTVMVTALPRPFLAAWNTFVLDEHARRPVPGMAVLYERVLHDHPGAPCFYLSTGAWNVAPTLTRFLARHLYPSGPLLLTDWGPTHDRWFRSGRDHKVHNLERLASEFPQIRWLLVGDDGQHDEEIYSEFAAAHAGQVQTIAIRQLSTGEAVLAGGRKSDDDARSPTETRRIYAPDGAGLAEQLLGPDPR encoded by the coding sequence ATGCCACGGCTCCACACAGCGACATCGAGCGCACTAGGGACCGGCACAGTTCCGCACCTCGCCTCTCGCATAGAAGACACGATTCATGAGTTTCGCGAGCGCAGCGCCCGTCGCAGAGGACACACCCCCACGGTGATTCCGTACTCCGGGTACGGCGCTCCCGGCTGGGTTCGCGTGCTGGGCAGGGTCCTGCTCTCCAAGCCGGGCTCCGCGTCTCGCTACCGCAAGATCAGGGGATGGCGGAGCTTCACGAGCGTGCCTCTCAACGACGTCGAGGTGACGGTCACGATCGGCGGCGTTAGCCACACGGTCACCGCAGACCGCGGCGGAGTCATCGATTCGGTGGTCGAGGCAGATCTCGCACCGGGCTGGCAGACGATAACCATTGGCATCGACGGCGGCGAACCAGCGGAGGCCCCGGTGTTTATCGTGGACCCGGATGTTCGATTCGGCCTTGTCTCAGATGTGGACGACACCGTCATGGTCACCGCACTGCCTCGCCCCTTCCTCGCGGCGTGGAACACCTTCGTGCTCGACGAGCATGCGCGCCGACCCGTACCAGGCATGGCCGTTCTTTATGAACGAGTGCTGCACGACCATCCCGGCGCCCCCTGCTTCTACCTGTCAACGGGGGCGTGGAACGTGGCCCCCACTCTCACGAGGTTCCTGGCCCGGCACCTGTACCCGAGCGGTCCCCTGCTGCTCACCGACTGGGGTCCGACCCACGATCGTTGGTTCAGAAGCGGCCGAGACCACAAGGTGCACAATCTCGAACGCCTGGCCTCTGAATTCCCTCAGATCCGTTGGCTCCTCGTGGGCGACGACGGCCAGCACGACGAAGAAATCTATTCGGAGTTCGCGGCAGCGCACGCGGGCCAGGTTCAGACCATCGCCATTCGACAACTCTCCACGGGTGAGGCTGTGCTCGCGGGTGGACGAAAGAGCGACGACGACGCGAGAAGCCCCACCGAAACGCGGCGCATTTATGCGCCAGACGGTGCGGGCCTCGCCGAGCAGCTTTTGGGGCCAGACCCGCGCTGA
- a CDS encoding siderophore-interacting protein produces the protein MIEHGPVERNEFAIRTLTVSRVTRIGASFVRITLTGDSLATFSSTGPADHVKVFFADPATGVLSVPVMTPEGPRRPEGGVVVSRDYTPRAFRPATEDSPAELDLDFVVHGSDAPASSWAEAAAPGDSLTIAGPRGSRPAPTGMKRVVLGADETALPSVSRWISQLPESVEIFAFVELSHDSDAVYLSPADVNRAHVIWLPKGESALERAIRNLGPIEDDTYVWVAGEAGALVPIRRYLRRELGLPASQVKVDGYWKSGEAGRDHHAPIDESDPED, from the coding sequence ATGATCGAGCACGGCCCCGTTGAACGCAACGAATTTGCCATCCGCACCCTTACGGTTTCGCGGGTCACCCGCATCGGGGCATCATTTGTTCGCATCACCCTCACGGGCGACTCGCTGGCCACCTTCTCGAGCACGGGCCCCGCGGATCACGTCAAGGTCTTCTTCGCCGACCCCGCCACGGGCGTGTTGAGCGTCCCCGTAATGACCCCGGAGGGCCCACGTCGCCCCGAGGGCGGCGTGGTAGTCAGCCGCGATTACACCCCGCGCGCGTTCCGGCCCGCGACAGAGGATTCGCCAGCGGAACTCGATCTCGACTTTGTTGTGCACGGCAGCGATGCCCCCGCGAGCTCATGGGCCGAGGCAGCAGCCCCCGGCGACAGCCTCACCATCGCGGGGCCCCGCGGCTCGCGCCCCGCTCCCACCGGCATGAAGCGCGTCGTGCTCGGAGCCGACGAGACCGCGCTCCCCTCGGTCTCTCGCTGGATTTCACAGTTGCCCGAGTCCGTCGAGATCTTTGCGTTCGTCGAGCTCTCTCACGACTCCGATGCCGTCTACCTCTCCCCCGCAGATGTCAATCGCGCCCACGTGATCTGGCTGCCCAAGGGCGAATCTGCCCTGGAGCGGGCCATCCGTAACCTCGGCCCGATCGAGGATGACACCTACGTCTGGGTCGCGGGCGAGGCGGGGGCGCTCGTGCCCATCCGCCGCTACCTGCGCCGAGAGCTTGGTCTGCCCGCAAGCCAGGTCAAGGTCGACGGATACTGGAAGAGCGGCGAAGCCGGACGTGATCACCACGCCCCCATCGACGAGAGCGATCCCGAAGACTAA
- a CDS encoding glycoside hydrolase family 15 protein: protein MPMRIEDYALIGDRHTAALIGRDGSIDWLCFPRLDSPSMFGALLGSEQHGRWLLAPADPVLETHRRYDGETFILVTRWVISTGEVETTEFMASGDRRADIIRRVRGIRGTVRMKQELRVRFGYASAMPWMRQQPEKRNHALVAVAGPDAVVVRGPKLTAVDHAHAGEFSVAEGETVDLSLIWYPSHRPVPGPVDVDGSLRETRASWTTWAESTEVSGSYSAAVRRSLLVLRALTHEDTGGIAAAATTSLPETWGGVRNWDYRFVWLRDASQTVEVLLSRGFSTEVEPWRGWLLRAIAGAPSDVQIMYGLGGERELAESEVHTLPGYRGAVPVRRGNDAHKQFQGDVFGEVMFALHRARDKGITEGRFSWPLQRALMAFVEEVCHRPDSGIWEIRGPSRHFTHSRVMMWAAFDCAIRGVREHGLDGPVDRWEIARQELVDEIETQGFNAELGSYVQFYGSTEVDASLLQLAQVGYLAHDDPRMLGTVAAIERTLMRDGLLLRYRTEAGIDGLPPGEHPFLACSFWLVEHYALSGRLDEAITLMDRLVGFSNDVGLLSEEYDVEQRCQVGNTPQALSHLALVRAAGAIDTATAMTSA, encoded by the coding sequence ATGCCGATGAGGATCGAAGATTACGCCCTCATCGGAGACCGCCACACGGCCGCCCTCATCGGTCGCGACGGCAGCATCGACTGGCTGTGCTTTCCTCGCCTCGACTCGCCGTCAATGTTCGGAGCGCTTCTCGGGTCTGAACAGCACGGCCGATGGCTCCTAGCGCCAGCTGACCCTGTGCTCGAAACGCACCGTCGATATGACGGCGAGACGTTCATTCTCGTGACCCGCTGGGTGATTTCGACCGGCGAAGTCGAGACGACCGAGTTCATGGCGTCGGGCGATCGACGTGCCGACATCATTCGACGCGTGCGAGGCATTCGCGGCACGGTGCGGATGAAGCAAGAGCTGCGAGTGCGCTTCGGCTATGCAAGCGCGATGCCGTGGATGCGCCAACAACCGGAAAAACGTAATCACGCGCTCGTCGCGGTGGCCGGCCCCGACGCCGTGGTTGTGCGCGGCCCCAAGCTCACCGCCGTCGATCACGCGCACGCCGGCGAATTCTCGGTAGCCGAGGGTGAGACCGTTGACCTGAGCCTGATCTGGTACCCCTCACACCGGCCTGTCCCTGGCCCGGTCGACGTGGACGGCTCGCTGCGCGAGACCCGCGCATCGTGGACGACGTGGGCAGAGTCGACCGAGGTCTCTGGCAGCTATTCCGCTGCGGTACGCCGCTCGCTGCTGGTGCTGAGAGCACTGACACACGAGGACACGGGCGGAATCGCCGCGGCTGCGACCACGAGCCTGCCGGAGACCTGGGGCGGCGTTCGCAACTGGGACTACCGCTTCGTCTGGCTGCGGGATGCCTCCCAGACGGTGGAGGTGCTGCTCAGTCGCGGGTTCAGTACCGAGGTCGAACCGTGGCGCGGGTGGTTGCTGAGGGCAATCGCTGGGGCCCCCTCAGACGTCCAGATCATGTATGGCCTTGGGGGCGAACGTGAGCTCGCCGAGTCTGAAGTTCACACCTTGCCCGGCTACCGCGGAGCGGTGCCCGTGCGCCGCGGCAACGACGCTCACAAGCAGTTTCAGGGTGACGTCTTTGGCGAGGTGATGTTCGCGCTGCACAGGGCCCGAGACAAGGGCATCACCGAGGGGCGTTTCTCCTGGCCCCTGCAACGCGCCCTCATGGCCTTCGTCGAGGAGGTATGCCACCGCCCCGACAGCGGTATCTGGGAAATCAGGGGCCCCAGCCGCCACTTCACTCATTCCCGAGTCATGATGTGGGCGGCATTCGACTGCGCTATTCGCGGGGTGCGGGAGCACGGCCTCGACGGGCCTGTCGATCGCTGGGAGATCGCGCGCCAAGAGCTCGTCGACGAGATCGAGACGCAAGGATTCAACGCGGAACTCGGCAGCTACGTGCAGTTCTACGGCAGCACTGAGGTGGATGCCTCGCTGCTGCAGCTCGCCCAGGTGGGCTACCTCGCCCACGATGACCCCCGGATGCTCGGCACGGTCGCAGCAATCGAACGCACCCTCATGAGAGACGGGTTGCTGCTCAGGTACCGCACCGAAGCCGGCATCGACGGGCTCCCACCCGGCGAGCATCCCTTTCTCGCCTGCTCGTTCTGGCTGGTCGAGCACTATGCGCTCAGCGGTCGGCTGGACGAGGCAATCACCCTGATGGATCGCCTGGTCGGATTCAGTAACGACGTCGGGCTGCTGTCGGAGGAATACGACGTTGAGCAACGCTGTCAGGTCGGCAACACCCCGCAGGCGCTCTCGCATCTCGCCCTCGTGCGTGCTGCCGGGGCCATCGACACCGCAACCGCGATGACAAGCGCCTGA